A window of Aurantibacillus circumpalustris genomic DNA:
ACACCCTTTCTGTTTTAGATAATAAATCTTGTTCTGCAACAGCGGTTGCAATCATTACTGAGCCTTCGGCTCTTCTTATTAGTGCTGCCATTAGTAGTGTCTCTTGTTTTGGGGGCAACGATGGCACTGCAGCTTTAACGGCAAGTGGCGGCACCTCACCTTATTCTTATTTTTGGTTACCCTCTGGTCAAATAACAGCTTCTGTTTCCGCTTTAAGTGCCCGAACTTATACTTCCTTAGTAACTGATGTTAAAGGTTGCACAGTGAGCACAGTTCATTCTGTTACACAATCTAGTTCTATTACCATAGCATTTACCCAAACAGCGGTTAGCTGCTTTGGAGGTAGTGACGCACGTATTAATTCGAGTGTTAGTGGAGGCAACAGTCCTTATAGTTTCAATTGGACTCCGGGTACCATAACAACACAAAATATTCAGAACTTAAATGCTGGGACTTATACTTTACAGATAAAAGATTTATTTAATTGCGCAGTCAGCAAAACTGTAAGTATCTCTCAACCATCTGTGTTATTAGTAGCAGCAAGTGCAACAAACGAAACATGCGATTATTTAAATAATGGATTAACTTCTGCGCAAGCTTCGGGTGGAAACGGTAGCTATACTTACCTTTGGTTGCCTGGTTCTATTTCAAGTAAAACCCTTTCAAATTTGGCAAGCGGAAATTACTCAGTAACTGTAACAGATTTAAAAGGCTGTACAGTAAATACAGTAGTTACAATTAACCAACCTGCAACGTTAAACGCATCTATCACCTCTGTTACTCACGTAAATTGCTTCGGCGGCAACAATGGTTCTGCAATAGCTCTTGGAACAGGCGGCACAGCTAACTACACTTACACCTGGAATCCAGGAAATATTATCTCATCACAACTAACAAATGTAAGTCAAGGTGTTTATTCAGTGTCTGTATCCGACACTAAATCTTGTATAGTACAAACAACCGTCAACATTACACAGCCTGCATCTATTACAGTAACTGGTAGTGTAAATACTGTATCATGTTATTCCGGAAACAATGGTGTTATAACTTTATCTCTGACAGGAGGAACATCGCCTTATACTTACTTCTGGTTACCAATTGGCCAAACAACTTCTGTTATAACAAATTTGGCAGCGGGAAATTATTCAGTGAACCTTTCTGACGCTAACGGTTGTTTGGGTTACGCAAATTATTCTGTTTCACAATCACCAAGCATCGCTATTGCTTTCACAAGTACTCAGGTAAGTTGCTTTAACGGTTCAAATGGTAAAATTAATTCAATTGTAAGCGGAGGAGTAGCTCCTTATACTTATAACTGGAGTTACGGTAGCATTACAACCCAAACCATTAACGGACTTCCTATTGGCACCTACACTTTAACTGTAATCGATAGTCAAAATTGTGTTGCAAGCAAAACTGTAAGTTTATCTCAACCTTCTCCAGTTGTTATTTCAACAAGTGTAACAAATGAAACCTGTAATTATTTAAATAACGGAGCTGCAAATGCATTAGCTTCTGGCGGAACTCCAGGATACACCTACCTTTGGCAGCCAGGTGCAATTGCTTCTGCTAGCATTGCAAATTTAGCAAGCGGAACTTACAGTGTGATTGCTACTGATGTATTAGGTTGCACTTCTAACGCAACTATTACCATTACAGAACCTGCTGCTGTTGCAATAAGTTTCACAAATGTTGTAGATGTAAGTTGTAACGGTGGAAACGACGGAACAGCGACTGCTCTTGGTTCAGGTGGAACACCAAATTATAGCTACACGTGGACAACAGGTTCAGTTGTTGGAAATATGATTGGTGGCTTATCCCTTGGAGTTTATAGCGTTTCTATTTCCGACAATAATGGTTGTACAACACAAAACACGGTTAACATTTCAGAACCCGCACCATTAGTTTTAATTCCATCCGTATCAAACGTTGTTTGTGCAAATGGTTCGAATGGTGCTATCTCAATTTCCATGAATGGTGGTGTTGCACCCTACACCCATAACTTAATGCCCGGAAATATTGTTGGCGCAAATTTTGCAAGTTTATTACCAGGTACTTATTCTATTATCACTCAGGATGCGAACAGTTGCAACAACACAACAACGATTTCTATTAATCAACCGATCGATATTTCTACCTCTACTAGTTACACAGATGCATCTTGCTCAACTCAAAACGGCGTAGCTTCTATTTCTGTTACCAGCGGTGGCAATCCTCCTTTTACCTATAACTGGTTACCAAGTGGTGGAACAAATTCTGTAAGCACAAATTTATTTGCCGGAAGTTATTCCGTTCAGGTGACAGATGGTTTAGGTTGTGTATCAACCAAAATTGTAAACATTAACAACGTTAACGCGCCTGTTGCAAGTATTGATTCTTATACAAATGTTACCTGCAACGGCGGATCAAACGGTGCTCTTACAGCAAGCTACACAGGTGGAACAGGAGCTTGTACATACTCCTGGAGTCCAAATGGTGGAACTGGTTTGACAGCTTCTAATCTAAGTTCAGGTGTTTACGTTATTCAAATTACAGACAATGTAGGTTGCATTGGTCTGGCTACAAGTTCAATGGTTGCAGAGCCTCCTCCGGTTGTTGTTAGTGTGTTTCCTTCAAACGTTAGTTGTTTTGGAGGAAGTAGTGGGGGGGCTTCTGCAAGTGTTTCTGGTGGAACTCCAGCATACTCCTATAATTGGTTACCGGGAAGCTCAACAAATACAATACTTTCAGGTGTATCTGCTAATTCGTACACTTTAGAAATAACCGACGCTAACAACTGTTTACAAACTGCTACTTTTACAATATCACAACCAACTGCGGCATTAAACGTAAGTGCCGTGTCATCTTCCGTATCTTGTTTTGGTGGTGCTAATGGATCTCTTACATCCACTTCTACAGGCGGCACCGCTCCTTACAATTACATTATTTTACCAGGTAATTTTGGCGGACAAACAATTTCTAATCTCAGCGCAGGAAATTATACAATCACTGCCTCCGATTTAAAATCGTGTGTGGCTGCAACAACTATTACTATTATAGAACCAACAGCTGTAGCCCTCGTTACAGGGGCCGTAAATTCGAATTGTAGCTTAGCAAATGGACAAGTATCCGTTGTTGCTACAGGAGGAACAGGTTCTTACACGTATCAGTGGTCTCCAACAGGTGGAACATCTGCAATTGCTAACAACTTAGCGTCAGGAAATTATACAATCACTGTTACAGACTCAAACAATTGTACTGCAAGCACAAGTCAAACTCTTGTTAATAATCCCGAGCCTCTTGTTACCGTTTCATCTGTAACAAATGTTTCTTGCTATAACGGTTCTGATGGAGCAGCTACAACTTCCCTCACAGGAGGTGTTGGACCATTCACCTACTCATGGATTCCAATTGGTGGAAGCGCTTCAACTGCAAGTAATTTAACCTTTGGGACCTATTCAGTTGAAGTAACATCTGCAAACGGATGTACAGTAATGGCTTCGAGTCCTATCATCACACAGCCTTCACAAATTTTTATTTCATTAAATACACTTGCAGTTAGTTGCTATGGCGGAAGCAATGGTGGAGCATCTGCTACTGTTTTTGGAGGAACTCCTGGTTACACATATTCTTGGCAAGCAAGTGCTTCAACTGCAACGAATGTTACTGGACTAAGCTTTGGAAATTACACCATGCAGGTAAGCGATTTTAATAATTGTGTTCAAACAAAGAGTTTTGCAATAACACAACCAACAGCTGCCATAAGTGTTTCAATGTCTGCCCTGCCTGTTTCATGTTTCGGCGGAAACAATGGCTCAGCTTCCGTTACAGGATTTGGTGGAACCTTCCCGTATAACTATACTTGGGCACCGGGAAATATAAACGGCTCTGCTATTTCCAATTTATTTGCTGGTTCTTATACGGTTAATGCAACAGATATTAATGGTTGCTCTACCAGTTCACTAATAGCAGTGAACGAACCAACTCCCATTCAAATTACGTTTAATGAAATAAACTCTAATTGCAGTTTTGCAAACGGACAACTTTCTGCTAATGTAAATGGAGGAACAGGATCTTATTCCTATTTATGGGCACCAAGTGGCGGAACAGCCAATAGTGCTACTAACTTATTAGCCGGCATGTACACGTTAACAGTGATTGATAGTAATACGTGTACAGCAATTTCAAGTGAAACTGTTATTGATAATCCGGCACCTCTTGTAACAATTTCTACAGTCACCAATGTAAGTTGTTATTCTGGTTCTGATGGAGCTGCAATGAGTTTAGTTTCTGGTGGTACAGGTCCTTATACCTATTCGTGGCTCCCAAGCGGAGGAATGAATCCGAATGCAAACGGACTTTCAACTGGTAATTATTCAGTTGCCGTAGTATCAGCTAATGGTTGCAGTGTAACATCAACAAGTTCTTTAATTAACGAACCAACACAAATTTCAACAAATATCACCACCTCTTCTGTAAGTTGTTTTGGCAATAGTAACGGAACGGCGTCACTCATGACCGGTGGTGGAACTCCAGGATACACTTACTTTTGGCCATCAGGAACATCTGCTAATTCTGCTCTTTCTGGTTTAAACGCAGGAACATACACCATCAATGTTTACGATCTAAATAATTGCCAACAAACTGTAACGTTTTCTATCGCACAGCCAACAGCTGCTTTAGATGTTTCAATTTTATCTACGCATACTATTAGTTGTTACTCAGGAAACAATGGCAGTGTGAGTGTTAACGTAAGCGGTGGTACAACTTCTTATTCCTACAATTGGTTTCCGAACGGAGGCAACGCTGCATCCGCTGCATCACTCATCGCTGGTTCATATTCGGTTTCAATTTATGACGCTAACGGTTGCAACACATTTACAACTGTCAATCTTCAAGAACCGATTTTACCATTGTCCTCAAATTCAAGCGCAACTGCCGTTAGCTGCTATGGAGGTGCTAATGGCTCAGCTACTGTTTTTCCTGTTGGAGGTACACCCGGCTATTCCTACCAATGGAGTCCAGGTAATACCACTAGTCAATCGGAAAATGGTTTAAGTTTTGGGACATATACAGTTACCGTTACAGATTTAAATCAATGTCAAACAAGTCGTACTTTATTTATTAATCAACCCGCTAACATCACGGGAAGTATTATGGCAACAAATTCTTCTTGCGATTTACCTAACGGTTCACTATCTCCTCAAATATCTGGAGGAACAGCGCCTTACACTTACTCCTGGCAACCAGGTTCATTTAGCACCTCGAATATTAATGCACTTAGTCCGGGAGGATATACGCTTCAAGTAATAGATAGAGCAAATTGCACCGCGCTATTTACTGCTTCGCTTATAAATATTCCAGGTCCATCACTATTGATTCCATCTTCTAAAAATGTTTCTTGTTTCGGTGGCAATAACGGATCTGCTACATTAACCATTAATCAAGGAACTCCGCCTTTCGCTATTAGCTGGCTACCATTTGGTGGCAGTAACACAGTAGGAACGTCTTTATTAGCAGGAACTTATTCCGCGCATGTTACGGATGGCTTAGGTTGCAAAGCTGTCAAAATCATTGACATTACTGAACCAAACATTTTAAACGCTTCCATAACCGACATAAAAAATGTTTCCTGTTTTGGTGGAACGAATGGCTCCATTTCAGTTGTCGCTAGTGGTGGAACTCCTAACTATTCGTTTTCATGGACGCCTACACAAACTGGTAATTCAATTGGGAATTTAACGTCCGGTGAATATACTTTGAATTTAAAAGACGCAAACAACTGTTCTCTTTCTATATCAGCATTTGTAGCACAACCAACTGTTTTATCGCTTTCGATTACTGGAATTTCAGACGCCCCATGTCACAGTGGAACAGGAAGCGCCAGTGTTACAGCTAGCGGTGGTAAAGCACCGTATGCCTACTCTTGGAATAGCACACCTATACAAAACGGAAATATTTTGTCAAGTGTTGTGAGTGGAAATTATACCGTGTTTATTAAAGACGCCAATGATTGTACAAACAATTCAACAGTAACAATAAAACAACCTTCACAAGTTTCAACCTCGGTAACAAAAAAAGATACTATCTGTTTTGGAAAAACTGGAGTGTTGCAAGCATCTGCGAATGGTGGTTCGGGTAACTATCACTACACCTGGCTGCCAGGTGCAATAACCAACTCAGGAACACTTACATTTACCGCAGCAACAAGTGTTATTTACACTGTACTCGCTTTTGACCAGAATGGTTGCTCAGGAAAAGAC
This region includes:
- a CDS encoding PKD domain-containing protein, translating into MIKRIVIWMVFLIIPGFSLATHIVGGVLNYTYIGNNKYTIKLKLYRDCGSSAAAFPSNVTIKIKGNNGANFSPSKDLTISLGNVTTLSANLLPCAVAPNPIPCVQEGVYTQTITLPPNTGGYHLYYQVSARNLSLTNINGACNCIGESFYAYIPNNTVSSNSNSNAVFTAFPPLFICANEPFTFNHSATDADGDSLVYSLYTPYEDNTTPTYSNNVAIFPEVIYLSGYTTNNPLGATPFNLNPITGVLTGTPNTIGQFVVGVRVKEYRNGVYISQTLRDFQFNVLNCPEPPPTLAIANMTLNNGCSVKINATGITAASSTWKSIYPGAIGAYNNFMSCTSNCLNPTITAIGSPPPYVDYVVCGIATNCLGNNTCDTFRVHFNPPLSVSVAPGNPALCNGQTSTTLIAIGSGGTPPYNFLWNNVNPTQTISVGAGTYNIKLTDGSGCPPAYSSAVVTSYSVPVAVNAGPDKTVCVTNPITSLNATVTGATGGLWSGGTGTFSPNNASTSNLFYTPTATELTAGSTTLYLTTTGSGACPPATDTVVLTYSSFTGTTTISPTNVSCYGGNNGSALASVVGGASPHTFIWNTIPTQSIATANNLALGNYSVTITDAIGCQLQKTVAISQPLPISISSSVTNVSCFGGSNGSLSVTAIGGVIPYTYSWSPGNQTASSISSLAVGTYSLKITDSKSCSLSTTFSITQPSSLTIAFTQTQVSCFGGSDGKISSVIGGGTSPYTYSWIPVGASTTSLTNLQAGTYSLIVKDFFNCTSTKSAVITQPVALALAVSVTNETCNYLNNGSANATVSGGTAGYSYTWQPGSLSTNSISNLASGNYSLYISDLKGCTNSTIVTITEPSTLAINFINISNVSCFGGNNGSIIANISGGTSGYTYSWSPGGASTSSLSNLIAGNYTLSVLDNKSCSATAVAIITEPSALLISAAISSVSCFGGNDGTAALTASGGTSPYSYFWLPSGQITASVSALSARTYTSLVTDVKGCTVSTVHSVTQSSSITIAFTQTAVSCFGGSDARINSSVSGGNSPYSFNWTPGTITTQNIQNLNAGTYTLQIKDLFNCAVSKTVSISQPSVLLVAASATNETCDYLNNGLTSAQASGGNGSYTYLWLPGSISSKTLSNLASGNYSVTVTDLKGCTVNTVVTINQPATLNASITSVTHVNCFGGNNGSAIALGTGGTANYTYTWNPGNIISSQLTNVSQGVYSVSVSDTKSCIVQTTVNITQPASITVTGSVNTVSCYSGNNGVITLSLTGGTSPYTYFWLPIGQTTSVITNLAAGNYSVNLSDANGCLGYANYSVSQSPSIAIAFTSTQVSCFNGSNGKINSIVSGGVAPYTYNWSYGSITTQTINGLPIGTYTLTVIDSQNCVASKTVSLSQPSPVVISTSVTNETCNYLNNGAANALASGGTPGYTYLWQPGAIASASIANLASGTYSVIATDVLGCTSNATITITEPAAVAISFTNVVDVSCNGGNDGTATALGSGGTPNYSYTWTTGSVVGNMIGGLSLGVYSVSISDNNGCTTQNTVNISEPAPLVLIPSVSNVVCANGSNGAISISMNGGVAPYTHNLMPGNIVGANFASLLPGTYSIITQDANSCNNTTTISINQPIDISTSTSYTDASCSTQNGVASISVTSGGNPPFTYNWLPSGGTNSVSTNLFAGSYSVQVTDGLGCVSTKIVNINNVNAPVASIDSYTNVTCNGGSNGALTASYTGGTGACTYSWSPNGGTGLTASNLSSGVYVIQITDNVGCIGLATSSMVAEPPPVVVSVFPSNVSCFGGSSGGASASVSGGTPAYSYNWLPGSSTNTILSGVSANSYTLEITDANNCLQTATFTISQPTAALNVSAVSSSVSCFGGANGSLTSTSTGGTAPYNYIILPGNFGGQTISNLSAGNYTITASDLKSCVAATTITIIEPTAVALVTGAVNSNCSLANGQVSVVATGGTGSYTYQWSPTGGTSAIANNLASGNYTITVTDSNNCTASTSQTLVNNPEPLVTVSSVTNVSCYNGSDGAATTSLTGGVGPFTYSWIPIGGSASTASNLTFGTYSVEVTSANGCTVMASSPIITQPSQIFISLNTLAVSCYGGSNGGASATVFGGTPGYTYSWQASASTATNVTGLSFGNYTMQVSDFNNCVQTKSFAITQPTAAISVSMSALPVSCFGGNNGSASVTGFGGTFPYNYTWAPGNINGSAISNLFAGSYTVNATDINGCSTSSLIAVNEPTPIQITFNEINSNCSFANGQLSANVNGGTGSYSYLWAPSGGTANSATNLLAGMYTLTVIDSNTCTAISSETVIDNPAPLVTISTVTNVSCYSGSDGAAMSLVSGGTGPYTYSWLPSGGMNPNANGLSTGNYSVAVVSANGCSVTSTSSLINEPTQISTNITTSSVSCFGNSNGTASLMTGGGTPGYTYFWPSGTSANSALSGLNAGTYTINVYDLNNCQQTVTFSIAQPTAALDVSILSTHTISCYSGNNGSVSVNVSGGTTSYSYNWFPNGGNAASAASLIAGSYSVSIYDANGCNTFTTVNLQEPILPLSSNSSATAVSCYGGANGSATVFPVGGTPGYSYQWSPGNTTSQSENGLSFGTYTVTVTDLNQCQTSRTLFINQPANITGSIMATNSSCDLPNGSLSPQISGGTAPYTYSWQPGSFSTSNINALSPGGYTLQVIDRANCTALFTASLINIPGPSLLIPSSKNVSCFGGNNGSATLTINQGTPPFAISWLPFGGSNTVGTSLLAGTYSAHVTDGLGCKAVKIIDITEPNILNASITDIKNVSCFGGTNGSISVVASGGTPNYSFSWTPTQTGNSIGNLTSGEYTLNLKDANNCSLSISAFVAQPTVLSLSITGISDAPCHSGTGSASVTASGGKAPYAYSWNSTPIQNGNILSSVVSGNYTVFIKDANDCTNNSTVTIKQPSQVSTSVTKKDTICFGKTGVLQASANGGSGNYHYTWLPGAITNSGTLTFTAATSVIYTVLAFDQNGCSGKDANSTIVVYNLTPNNLHIEGLDLVCPGKSSVLEAVVNGINGPLTYQWNNNLPPIAGVHVVTPAQATSYIVNVSNSCGTTISDTILVKINPLPIVDLTSDTLFICNPGTVNFTDKSQPINSADPLISWNWLFGDGTSSGEQNPSHTFTTSGTHTVNLEVTTDRGCVSTSSVSPIIIEVYPKPKAAFSVNSNSLNLPYELLKCTNQSTGAVSYNWNFGVDGKSTLSDPQFLMQTLGDNKIQLVATSQYGCSDTTYKNVITNADIVFPNAFTPNEEHSSGGYYTVSNLNNDVFFPYTSGVVEYRLQIFNRWGELIFESNDVKYGWDGYYRGKICQIGVYVWKAEVKLNNGKEFSHTGNLSLLR